In a genomic window of Oncorhynchus keta strain PuntledgeMale-10-30-2019 chromosome 28, Oket_V2, whole genome shotgun sequence:
- the LOC118360844 gene encoding protein-serine O-palmitoleoyltransferase porcupine-like produces MMGSFSRQEFFHELVEGCLLPTAQQGLEQVWQLLVICLLCRLLWILGLPSYVKHLSTVAGGFYTLYLFFELHMVWVVLLSLLCYLILFLCRHSSNRATFLSITILIYLLMGELHMMDTTTWHKMRGSQMVVAMKAISLAFDLDRGVVANVPSPVEFMGYIYFVGTIIFGPWISFNSYREAIEGRKLSFSWIWKVCVSWVKSQLCLITSNCVAPYLFPYFIPIYGDKLLRNKTKRKIRASVARWLLAYENALSFHFSNYFVGYLSETTTTLAGAGFTEEKDNLKWDMTIARPLHVEFPRSMVEVATSWNLPMSKWLHTYVFTSARNLGTFSAILVTYTASALLHGLSFHLGAVLLSLGFITYIEHVLRKRLAAIFNACILSKKCQPNCSHKNNKVLWVYIINVAFSTLAVFHLAYLGSLFNSSVDYMDEKSDVANHTIQKWSELSWASHWVTFGCWVLYRIIL; encoded by the exons ATGATGGGGTCCTTCAGCCGACAGGAGTTCTTCCATGAGCTTGTGGAGGGCTGTCTTCTGCCCACCGCTCAGCAGGGCCTGGAGCAGGTCTGGCAGCTTCTGGTCATCTGCCTTCTATGCCGACTTCTCTGGATTCTGG GCCTCCCATCCTATGTGAAACACCTGAGCACTGTGGCAGGAGGGTTCTACACCCTGTACCTGTTCTTTGAGCTCCACATGGTGTGGGTGGTACTGCTCAGTCTACTGTGCtacctcatcctcttcctctgtcgaCACTCCAGTAACCGGGCCACCTTCCTCTCCATCACCATCCTCATCTACCTGCTCATGGG AGAGCTGCATATGATGGACACCACCACCTGGCACAAAATGAGAG GTTCCCAGATGGTGGTTGCCATGAAGGCCATTTCTCTAGCCTTTGACCTGGATCGGGGTGTGGTGGCTAATGTGCCTTCTCCTGTGGAGTTCATGGGCTATATCTACTTTGTTGGGACGATCATATTTGGGCCCTGGATCAGCTTTAACAGCTACAGAGAGGCTATAGAGGGCCGCAAACTG AGTTTCTCCTGGATATGGAAAGTGTGTGTCAGCTGGGTGAAGAGCCAGCTGTGTCTGATCACCTCTAACTGTGTTGCTCCCTACCTCTTCCCTTACTTCATCCCCATCTACGGAGACAAGCTGCTACGCAA CAAAACAAAACGGAAGATCAG AGCTTCTGTGGCAAG GTGGCTCCTGGCCTATGAGAATGCACTCTCATTCCACTTCAGCAACTACTTTGTGGGTTACCTGAGTGAGACCACCACCACTCTGGCTGGAGCAGGCTTTACTGAGGAGAAAGACAACCTGAAATG ggATATGACGATTGCCAGGCCCTTGCATGTGGAGTTTCCCAGGTCTATGGTGGAGGTGGCCACCTCGTGGAATCTGCCCATGTCCAAATGGCTCCACACCT ATGTTTTTACCAGTGCTCGCAACCTTGGAACCTTTTCAGCCATCCTAGTGACATACACAGCCAGTGCACTTCTACAT GGTCTCAGCTTCCACCTGGGtgcagtgctactgtctctcggGTTCATCACGTATATTGAGCATG TTTTGCGGAAGAGATTGGCAGCCATTTTTAATGCGTGTATTCTGTCAAAGAAATGCCAGCCGAACTGCTCTCACAAGAACAATAAG GTACTGTGGGTGTACATCATTAACGTAGCCTTCAGCACCCTGGCTGTCTTCCACCTGGCATACCTGGGCTCTCTGTTCAACTCCAGTGTTGACTACATGGATGAAAAG AGTGACGTGGCCAACCACACCATTCAGAAGTGGTCGGAGCTGAGCTGGGCCAGCCACTGGGTGACGTTTGGCTGCTGGGTGCTCTACCGCATCATCCTctaa